A single genomic interval of Deltaproteobacteria bacterium harbors:
- a CDS encoding rhodanese-like domain-containing protein has protein sequence MKRKGLLAILICAMFVIGFAGTSLAAWGAKELETEKIAVNLVREVARGSYGIVTTQELKGWIDQKKSMLIVDTMPYADSYVKQHIPGAVSMVFPIPEMKSLDDKTKVDIEKLLGPDKNRLIVFYCGFVKCTRSHNGAMWAVKLGYKNIYRHPGGIKAWDEADYPVGKVK, from the coding sequence ATGAAGAGGAAAGGTTTGTTAGCAATTTTAATTTGTGCCATGTTCGTAATCGGATTTGCCGGCACCAGCCTCGCTGCCTGGGGCGCCAAGGAACTGGAAACGGAGAAGATCGCCGTAAACCTCGTACGCGAGGTCGCCCGGGGGAGCTACGGTATTGTGACCACACAGGAGCTGAAAGGGTGGATCGACCAGAAGAAGAGCATGTTGATTGTCGACACCATGCCTTACGCGGACAGTTACGTGAAGCAGCACATACCCGGAGCTGTCAGCATGGTATTCCCGATTCCGGAAATGAAATCACTGGATGATAAAACCAAAGTGGACATTGAAAAGCTGCTTGGACCGGATAAGAACAGACTCATTGTCTTTTACTGTGGTTTCGTCAAATGCACCCGCAGCCATAATGGGGCCATGTGGGCCGTAAAGCTTGGTTATAAAAATATCTACCGTCACCCCGGCGGCATCAAGGCATGGGACGAGGCGGATTATCCGGTTGGAAAAGTCAAATAA
- a CDS encoding DoxX family membrane protein, giving the protein MFRRIVASTRGILASPLLYQIIRVALAALFIYGGVIKLLDPKAFARTLSSYDIVPDVFLPVVAIGLPLLEMVAGIGLLFDIRGSLAVISGLLGLFVFVLGFGILKDLNVDCGCFGADELAAQDSLRHVFYRDLALIGIIIPYLYLSRRLRQCFLHNSNPTNDEDTHGKIEIA; this is encoded by the coding sequence TTGTTCAGAAGGATTGTTGCCTCCACGAGGGGCATTTTAGCCTCGCCATTGTTGTACCAGATTATACGTGTTGCTCTTGCCGCCCTGTTCATTTACGGCGGTGTGATCAAACTCCTTGACCCGAAGGCGTTTGCCCGTACCCTCTCGTCCTACGATATCGTACCGGATGTATTCCTGCCTGTCGTAGCCATCGGCCTGCCGCTTCTGGAGATGGTTGCCGGTATCGGGCTTCTTTTCGATATTCGGGGCAGCCTGGCCGTTATTTCCGGCCTGCTGGGGTTATTTGTCTTTGTTTTAGGATTTGGAATCCTGAAGGATCTGAACGTGGATTGCGGCTGTTTCGGAGCCGATGAACTGGCCGCGCAGGATAGCCTTCGCCATGTCTTTTACCGGGATCTGGCACTGATCGGGATTATAATACCGTACCTGTATCTGTCCCGTCGGCTCCGCCAATGCTTCCTTCACAATTCAAACCCAACTAATGACGAAGATACACATGGGAAGATTGAAATAGCTTAA
- a CDS encoding selenium metabolism-associated LysR family transcriptional regulator, whose protein sequence is MSYDTFKDITIQQLEVLIALIEAGSFTRAAGKLFLSQPSLTKQIQNLEEAVGTRLVNRGSTGISLTPEGQVIYDYAKRTVRLREDAKERIGRIKDQESGHIYVSASTIPATYILPHFLSHLKQTHHDIQVHMQMHDSEETLQIVLNDQAEMGFIGKEPLNKKLIVERLWKDHLVVAAPVHHHLTERGTVTVEELTKTPFILREKGSATRDIVEECLQSHLGTSLSRFNVICEMGSSEAVKEAILAGLGVSILSIFAIKRELSQGLLTVVNVSNCSMERHFYLIYKKQFPLMKYHRRFLDLVKGYSPFEEETGGHPFA, encoded by the coding sequence ATGAGCTACGATACGTTTAAGGATATTACCATCCAGCAACTGGAAGTTCTCATTGCCTTAATTGAAGCAGGCAGTTTCACCAGAGCAGCCGGAAAACTCTTTCTTTCACAGCCGTCTCTGACCAAGCAGATACAGAACCTTGAAGAGGCGGTAGGGACACGATTGGTCAACCGAGGTAGTACGGGTATTTCTCTCACACCGGAAGGTCAGGTTATCTATGATTACGCAAAACGGACTGTCCGCTTGCGGGAGGATGCCAAAGAACGCATCGGACGGATCAAAGATCAGGAATCGGGTCATATCTATGTATCCGCCAGCACCATACCGGCCACGTACATCCTTCCCCACTTCCTGAGCCACCTGAAACAGACGCACCATGACATACAGGTGCATATGCAGATGCACGACAGCGAGGAAACACTGCAAATTGTTTTGAACGACCAGGCAGAAATGGGATTTATCGGAAAAGAACCGTTAAACAAGAAGCTGATTGTGGAGCGTCTATGGAAGGACCATCTGGTCGTTGCTGCCCCTGTTCACCACCATCTTACAGAACGTGGAACCGTGACTGTGGAAGAACTTACTAAAACTCCTTTCATCCTTCGGGAAAAGGGATCGGCAACACGTGATATTGTCGAGGAATGCCTTCAAAGTCATCTGGGTACAAGCCTGTCCCGGTTCAACGTTATTTGTGAAATGGGGAGTTCCGAAGCTGTGAAGGAGGCCATCCTGGCGGGCTTAGGTGTTTCGATCCTGTCTATCTTTGCCATCAAACGGGAATTATCGCAAGGTTTACTGACAGTCGTCAATGTGAGCAATTGCAGCATGGAGAGACATTTTTATCTTATCTACAAAAAGCAATTTCCCTTAATGAAATACCACAGGCGCTTTTTAGACCTTGTGAAGGGATATTCTCCCTTCGAGGAAGAAACAGGCGGCCACCCCTTCGCCTGA
- the selD gene encoding selenide, water dikinase SelD, protein MEEERIRLTETVHGAGUACKIGPGDLSEALRDLPLISDPNLIVGMEHSEDAGVYKLRDDLAIIQTVDFFTPIVDDPYTFGQIAVTNALGDVYAMGGRPLTAMNIVCFPVKKMDISILRRILQGGLDKMKEAGVLLLGGHSVEDDELKYGLSVTGVIHPDKVLLNRGARAGDKLILTKPLGTGIVSTALKGGLANEALVAKSTKYMTALNKSAAELMKEMPDVHACTDITGFGFLGHACEMVEDSDVGMMIRASSVPFFPEIQEFVEMGIVPGGLHRNRQYRAKLIEVDPDCPGWMVDILFDPQTAGGLLIALPESQAEALIRKMHSNGIAAAAIVGEIITEPKGKVRVI, encoded by the coding sequence ATGGAAGAAGAAAGAATTCGTCTCACTGAGACGGTTCACGGGGCCGGTTGAGCCTGCAAGATCGGTCCGGGCGACCTGAGTGAAGCATTGCGAGATTTGCCGTTGATTTCAGATCCGAATTTAATCGTTGGGATGGAGCATTCGGAAGACGCGGGGGTTTATAAACTCCGTGACGATCTGGCAATTATCCAGACTGTGGATTTTTTTACGCCCATCGTGGATGATCCCTACACCTTCGGTCAGATCGCTGTAACGAATGCCCTTGGCGATGTCTATGCCATGGGCGGAAGGCCGCTTACGGCAATGAATATTGTCTGCTTTCCGGTGAAAAAGATGGATATCTCCATCCTTCGCCGGATTCTTCAGGGCGGACTTGATAAAATGAAGGAAGCCGGCGTGCTTCTCTTAGGAGGGCACAGTGTTGAAGATGATGAATTGAAGTACGGGCTTTCAGTGACCGGTGTGATTCACCCCGATAAAGTCCTGCTCAACAGAGGCGCAAGGGCGGGTGACAAACTGATTCTCACCAAACCGTTAGGAACCGGTATTGTCAGTACAGCGCTGAAGGGCGGGTTGGCCAACGAGGCACTCGTAGCGAAGTCAACAAAGTATATGACCGCCCTGAACAAGAGTGCGGCAGAGCTCATGAAGGAAATGCCTGATGTTCATGCCTGTACCGACATCACCGGATTCGGATTCCTTGGTCATGCCTGTGAAATGGTAGAAGATTCAGACGTGGGCATGATGATTCGCGCATCTTCCGTTCCTTTTTTCCCCGAAATTCAAGAGTTTGTCGAAATGGGAATTGTGCCGGGGGGGCTGCACCGGAACCGGCAGTATCGCGCAAAATTGATAGAGGTTGATCCGGATTGTCCCGGGTGGATGGTGGATATCCTCTTCGATCCGCAAACTGCCGGAGGGCTGCTTATTGCCTTGCCCGAAAGCCAGGCGGAGGCCTTAATCAGGAAGATGCATTCAAATGGCATCGCTGCGGCGGCTATTGTTGGTGAAATTATTACGGAGCCTAAAGGGAAGGTTCGTGTCATATGA